In Sphingomonas crocodyli, the genomic window AGGGTCGGTCTTCACGAACAAGTACGCCGAAGGCTATCCGGGCAAGCGTTACTATCAGGGCTGCCACCCGTCGGACGAGGTGGAGCAGCTGGCGATCGATCGCGCCAAGGCGCTGTTCGGCTGCGAGTTCGCGAACGTCCAGCCGCATTCGGGCGCGCAGGCGAACGGCGCCGTCATGCTGGCGCTCACCAAGCCCGGCGACACGATCATGGGCCTCAGCCTCGATGCGGGCGGCCACCTGACCCACGGCGCGAAGGCGGCGATGTCGGGCAAGTGGTTCAACGCGATCCAATATGGCGTGCGCGAGGACGATCACCGCATCGACTTCGATCAGGTCGAACGGCTTGCCAAGGAGCATCGCCCCAAGCTGATCATCACCGGCGGTTCGGCCTATCCGCGCCACATCGATTTCGCGCGCTTTCGTGCGATTGCCGATGAGGTCGGTGCGCTGTTCATGGTCGACATGGCGCACTTTGCGGGCCTCGTCGCCGGCGGTGTGCATCCGACCCCGTTCGGCCATGCGCATGTCGTGACCACCACGACCCACAAGACGCTGCGCGGCCCGCGTGGCGGCGCGGTGTTCACCAATGACGAGGCGATCGCGAAGAAGATCAATTCGGCGGTGTTCCCCGGCCTGCAGGGCGGCCCGCTGATGCATGTCGTGGCGGCCAAGGCGGTTGCGTTCGGCGAGGCGCTGCAGCCCGAGTTCAAGACCTATGCGGCGGCCGTGGTCGAAAATGCCAAGGTTCTGGCGGCGCGCCTCAAGGAGCGTGGCATGGATCTGGTTTCGGGCGGCACCGACACGCATCTGGCGCTCGTCGATCTCCGCCCGGTCGGCGTGACCGGGAAGGATGCGGATGAGGCGCTCGAGCGCGCCAGCATCACCTGCAACAAGAATGGCGTGCCCAACGATCCGCTGCCCCCGGTCAAGACCTCGGGCATCCGCGTCGGCAGCCCGGCGGGCACGACGCGCGGCTTCGGCCCCGCCGAATTCCGCGAGATCGCCGACATGATCGCCGATGTCGTCGAAGGCGTCGCCAAGAACGGCCCAGAGGGCAACGGCCAGACCGAGATGCACGTCAAGGCGCGCGTCGAGGCGCTGTGCGATCGCTTCCCGATCTACCCGGAGCTCTGATTGCGCTGCCCTTTCTGTAGCCACGAAGACAGCCAGGTTAAGGATAGCCGCCCTACCGACGACGGGGCGGCTATTCGCCGGCGCAGGCAGTGCGAGGGGTGCGGCGCGCGCTTCACCACCTTCGAGCGCATCCAGCTGCGTGAGCTGACCGTGGTGAAGAGCGAGAATAAGCGCGAGCCGTTCGAGCGCGCCAAGCTGGAGCGGTCGATCCAGATCGCCTGCCGCAAGCGCCCGATCGATCCGGTGCGGGTCGAGCGGCTCGTGACCGGCATCCAGCGCCAGATCGAAACGAGCGGCGAGAGTGAGATCAGCACCGCCGCGATCGGCCAACTTGTGATGGAAGGCCTCAAGGCGCTCGACAGCGTCGCCTATATCCGCTTCGCCAGCGTCTATAAGGATTTCCGCGAGGCAAAGGACTTCGAGGATTTCGCGGGCGCGGTGACCGAGGCGGGCAAGCAGTGAGCGCACCGCCTCCCGTCATCGTCCTCGTCCGCCCGCAACTGGGCGAGAATATCGGCAAGGCCGCGCGCGCGATGCTCAATTTCGGGCTGACCGAGATGCGGCTCGTCTCCCCGCGCGACGGCTGGCCGAACCCCGATGCGGGGCCGGCCGCGTCCGGCGCGGATCAGGTGCTGGAGGCAGCCAAAGTCTATGACAGCGTCGCCGAGGCGACCGCCGATTGCGCGCATGTCTATGCAACCACGGTGCGCAAGCGCGGCGTGACGAAGCCGGTCGTCGGGCCCGACGAGGCCGCGAAAGCGATCCACGCCGGACCGGGGCGCAGCGCGATCCTGTTCGGGCCCGAACGATCGGGGCTGGAGACCGACGACGTCGCGGTCGCGCGCACGATCCTGACCGTGCCGATCAATCCCGAGTTCGGGAGCCTCAACCTGGCGCAGGCGGTGATCCTGGTCGCCTATGAATGGTCGAAGGGGGTTTCGCTTGCCCAGCCGCCCGCGGTCGACCTTGATCCGCCGGCGTCGCAGGAGGAACTGGACGGGTTGATCGCGCATCTCGATCGCATGCTCGACGGCGCGGGCTATTTCTTCCCGCCCGATCGCATCCCCACGACGCGCCGGATGCTGCGCACGCTGCTGACCAAACCCGCCTGGGATGCGCAGGAGGTGCGCACTTTGCGCGGGGTGCTGAGCACGCTGGAGCGCCCCCGCACACGCGACTGATTCGGAACCGGTTCGAATCAGGGTGCAGAAGTGCCCAAATCAGAATGTGACGAATTGTTACATCGCGGATCTTCGCAAACGATTCACCGCGAAAGTTAAGCATGCTATTTTAACTATTCAGAAGTGATTGATCCGAAAAACGAAGAGAAACTGTAAAGATTTCCGACAGTCGAATAAAAATAGGCCTTATCTTTCGGGACTTGTGCGTTCGACTGGTCCAGTGCCCGATAATGGCCGAAAAATGGCGGCTGGCGGCGCGGAACCCGGCTTCCGATCAGCCTTTGGTTTTAGGCGCCGGGATTGCGCGTTGCGGCATTTTCGTTTATCCACAGCCCCGATATTATTTGTGCAGCTTAGGGTTCGGGGACTGATTATGACGGGTATCAAGCGGGCCATCATGGCCGCGATGGCTGCCTTCACGATCGCGGGATCGGCCCAGGCTGCGGAATGGGTCGTGAACGGCAACTTCACCGACCTGAGCCTGATCGCCGACGGCACGTGGGGCAATGCGGGCGACAGCGTCGCCGCCGGCAACTACCAGATCGGCGCGCTTTCGGATCGCGGCGCCGTCCTGGGCGGCACCGGCGGCGTGACGCCGACCGGCTGGGTCACATCGGGCTATAATTTCGTGTTCCAGGCCGGTCAGGCCGACAACGCCTCGATCGGCGCGCTGACCAACTTCAGCGGCGGCACCGGCCCCGGCGATCGTTTCAGCCTCAATGGCCCCAATCAGCCCATGAACGCCGTCAACAACGGCTTCGTCGGCGAAAGCCCGGCGGGCGGCGCCTTCCTGGTGATGGACAGCAACCTGGTCGATACGTCGGACATCGGCAACCTGACCCTGCCGATCAGCCAGACGATCAACGGCCTGACCGTCGGTAACATGTACAAGGTGTCCTTCTACTGGGCCGCGGCCCAGCAGTACGGCTTTACCGGCGAGACCTTCGAAGGCTTCCGCGTCGGCCTGGGCGACACGGTGATCCCGACCAATTCGGGCCCGAACGAGCAGTTCGACGACACCGAAGCGAATATCGAAAACCTGCCGGCCTGCTCCTTCTGTAAGGATACGGGTTTCGTGGTGAACCCGGACCAGGGCTTCACCGACTGGCGCAAGGTCGACTTCTACTTCACCGCCAGCAATTCGACCCAGGTGCTCAGCTTCCTGGCGACCGGCGGTCCGCAGGGTCAGCCGCCCTTCTCGCTGCTCGACGGCATTTCGATGACCGACGCGCCCGAGCCGACGACCTGGGCGATGATGCTGATCGGCTTCGGCGCGGTCGGCGGTGCGCTGCGCCGTCGCGGCGGCAAGCTGGCCACGACGCGCCCCGCGCTCGCCGCCTGAACGCTTCCGCCCATCGCAGGGCAATGACGGGGCGCGACGTGGTCGCGCCCTTTGTCTATAAGGCGGTGTGAAGGTCTGATCCGCTGATGTCGAACATCCAGCCGATATTTCGTGAAGTGCTCGCGCTGTGCGCGTGGCTGGTGATCCTGTCGGTCATCTTCGTTCCGCTCGAGCGGCTGTTCGCGCTGCGCCCCAACA contains:
- the glyA gene encoding serine hydroxymethyltransferase, which gives rise to MSTNPTANLSEVQPDGFFTRGLADADPAVFGGLQHEIAREKKQIELIASENIVSKAVLEAQGSVFTNKYAEGYPGKRYYQGCHPSDEVEQLAIDRAKALFGCEFANVQPHSGAQANGAVMLALTKPGDTIMGLSLDAGGHLTHGAKAAMSGKWFNAIQYGVREDDHRIDFDQVERLAKEHRPKLIITGGSAYPRHIDFARFRAIADEVGALFMVDMAHFAGLVAGGVHPTPFGHAHVVTTTTHKTLRGPRGGAVFTNDEAIAKKINSAVFPGLQGGPLMHVVAAKAVAFGEALQPEFKTYAAAVVENAKVLAARLKERGMDLVSGGTDTHLALVDLRPVGVTGKDADEALERASITCNKNGVPNDPLPPVKTSGIRVGSPAGTTRGFGPAEFREIADMIADVVEGVAKNGPEGNGQTEMHVKARVEALCDRFPIYPEL
- the nrdR gene encoding transcriptional regulator NrdR, whose protein sequence is MRCPFCSHEDSQVKDSRPTDDGAAIRRRRQCEGCGARFTTFERIQLRELTVVKSENKREPFERAKLERSIQIACRKRPIDPVRVERLVTGIQRQIETSGESEISTAAIGQLVMEGLKALDSVAYIRFASVYKDFREAKDFEDFAGAVTEAGKQ
- a CDS encoding RNA methyltransferase, which translates into the protein MSAPPPVIVLVRPQLGENIGKAARAMLNFGLTEMRLVSPRDGWPNPDAGPAASGADQVLEAAKVYDSVAEATADCAHVYATTVRKRGVTKPVVGPDEAAKAIHAGPGRSAILFGPERSGLETDDVAVARTILTVPINPEFGSLNLAQAVILVAYEWSKGVSLAQPPAVDLDPPASQEELDGLIAHLDRMLDGAGYFFPPDRIPTTRRMLRTLLTKPAWDAQEVRTLRGVLSTLERPRTRD
- a CDS encoding PEPxxWA-CTERM sorting domain-containing protein — encoded protein: MTGIKRAIMAAMAAFTIAGSAQAAEWVVNGNFTDLSLIADGTWGNAGDSVAAGNYQIGALSDRGAVLGGTGGVTPTGWVTSGYNFVFQAGQADNASIGALTNFSGGTGPGDRFSLNGPNQPMNAVNNGFVGESPAGGAFLVMDSNLVDTSDIGNLTLPISQTINGLTVGNMYKVSFYWAAAQQYGFTGETFEGFRVGLGDTVIPTNSGPNEQFDDTEANIENLPACSFCKDTGFVVNPDQGFTDWRKVDFYFTASNSTQVLSFLATGGPQGQPPFSLLDGISMTDAPEPTTWAMMLIGFGAVGGALRRRGGKLATTRPALAA